The Oncorhynchus nerka isolate Pitt River linkage group LG24, Oner_Uvic_2.0, whole genome shotgun sequence genome has a window encoding:
- the LOC115107593 gene encoding transport and Golgi organization protein 1 homolog isoform X4: protein MAVNVSHVYILLLFIINFISNAATERRFSDFKRCADEECSMLLCRGKASSDFTGPDCRFLSFKKGETVYVYYKLSGRRTDIWAGTVGSRFGYFHKDQLAINHIYTEKELEIPAQETDFVCFDTGHDQFDSYDIESLLVSSLLLTDQDKSVQGTTETLDRNKSAESTTVEVDEPPPEVTLLENNEIDSDVPEDIDKVLEEVLEEFPEDKDPGHVDPLESSLPQPEIETLDAKGVESNTVVEPTAERIKDDLQKYQLRTEDSVPDSVVEPEQGETKESLSEPLSKDDPELENAPAGFSEGRPIPQLKTTLGTTFDAVTSDDEETRKVTPYDEEDKGSEEFEYQQDEKSDYHLRETPLLAFSEEHSNLEHEDIDKVLEEVSEEFPEDKDPGHFESDQTDEEESPPETAEKQDSKDKNLWSSLGDTVFNIVSGGERTAHVTGSEEEDDDDDDEGEIAPEEPPKIEEPKENIQLLANDPKQEPEGTEQPHEVIFEEPVVSNFLEAAVKMPDVDSQTLQLEDEPEEGDIEPSIPLADEVIPFEHTEEAIAENLTVNESPVPKHVSQTEMLSDFDSNTIDSEQTQAVEELPIQKEPKENIQLLANDPKQEPEVTEQPHKDIFEEPIDSDFLEAVKMPNVDSQTLQLEDEPEEGDIEPSIPPADEVIPFEHTEEALAENLTVNESPVPKHVSQTELLSDFDSKTNVSEQKQAIELPIQKESRDFSQVENKLKPGGTELFRRFRGPNVPDPTKNTMVKERHEELPVDEEDLIDSENLEIEEELLEDENAALSSSKTEHTDKDKESRSEFGSEQSNNATETEVSSDELDVVQIEEDIDIEDSESAGLDQTHTPSLEDKVPDPLSGQEPEYSDNVLRLTLLRYHFKEQDMKLFQKILGLQNLFRVEFLFSDLEQELNAALMSQTNTSEDIEKVLEAILEASETPILDEIERMLDARENADVQQETGELDVEATILDNFQELAFTLHQKYSMTSDSAPLAEGSQLHPDTDGDVSDAEEEKTFLHSVGDINEDNLTLTVTGEETKAPEEKPDHEGHNRPDLDMDLEEDVGHFNRNQDNQPEEIQRGPQAILENTLDMGLVDMEHPSSGSLESPPVSDFQEEEQSSSSIVSVLIFSGSLVTVVYEYLGIYAVMMVTCLPEEWKPGPDFYGVSWEPVLATAGAGFIGFLFLFWRSVLSVKRKSYLTTEKEMADRMKTFEQEKEEILLKVAELQQQGEELKEKKKLSEKSATSSLEKIQELKNLVQEMERQNERLDEEKNLLARSFDEEQTKAAKHQDMMSEMDKTIEKLKRSRKKTQEALSKATILMEEAKLREDARNVQHQVLEKDIATLREENISLHHAANSWEEKHRELSEQIKVYQKSQKDLEDSLAQKDHNVEVLSDLLGDLEACDDLKGGVVANGEAANDKQTVIRNRIKQMMDVTRVQTTLSVVEEERDRFMTKLLNEEKARKELEEQYQKLDHAILLVKSDKNHLENQYKTLQQKNEIITEMYQQKENALQQKLTKEEFERRNNEDRLTEVDGKALEAEEEVKVCRQRIKEIQDELKQTEKSYKAQIIEQEQKSHENWVIARAAERALLDEKKESTNLRIKLTEMSSKLNELRRPLFKPTPGMAPMPLRRGDSYGPSPVSGGAPSPPLMMEGPGRPPSAPVGRRNEPYGPRPPSDPHGRYPPDHKHPVAARPDTIAPRTSSPSSLDSSNSGPRGPGSLLASPISSPPDSGPGPLRPVISHPSGLCYRPPGPGPHHIPPPSSFMPPMYRPANGHPGMMPPGPPPPNGHPPGPMMPPGQRPPPPGAYGPPHHRGPPPPHYGPVPPPFGVRGGPPMARPMGPPRPYMHYGPRDHSIPPQHLPPGAAPYPPHSGPRDFPGQPPMQQAPHGHDSSVGPQGQDYSSQQAAATPQPQDSVSSSMGEP from the exons ATGGCTGTAAATGTATCTCATGTAtacattttacttttatttattattaatttCATATCCAATGCCGCCACCGAAAGGAGATTCTCCGACTTCAAACGATGTGCTGACGAAGAATGCAGTA TGCTCCTGTGCCGGGGGAAAGCATCAAGTGATTTCACTGGACCAGACTGTCGGTTCCTGTCTTTTAAAAAAGGAGAGACGGTATATGTCTACTATAAACTCTCAGGCAGAAGGACAGATATATGGGCGGGGACT GTTGGTAGCCGCTTTGGTTACTTCCATAAGGACCAACTCGCAATCAATCACATATACACTGAAAAAGAATTGGAGATTCCTGCTCAG GAAACCGACTTTGTTTGTTTTGACACCGGACACGATCAGTTTGACAGTTATGACATTGAGTCACTGTTAGTCTCCTCCTTATTGTTAACGGACCAAGACAAGTCTGTACAAGGAACCACAGAGACTTTAGACCGAAACAAAAGTGCAGAGAGTACCACAGTGGAAGTGGATGAGCCTCCACCTGAAGTGACTCTGTTAGAAAACAATGAGATTGATAGTGATGTTCCTGAGGACATTGATAAGGTTTTAGAAGAGGTTTTAGAGGAATTTCCAGAGGATAAAGATCCAGGCCATGTTGATCCTTTAGAGTCCTCTCTACCTCAGCCTGAAATTGAAACTCTTGACGCAAAAGGAGTTGAATCTAACACAGTAGTTGAGCCCACAGCTGAGAGGATCAAAGATGACCTTCAGAAATATCAGCTGAGGACTGAGGACTCTGTGCCGGACAGTGTTGTTGAACCAGAGCAAGGTGAGACTAAAGAAAGCCTTTCAGAACCTCTATCCAAAGATGATCCTGAGTTGGAGAATGCGCCAGCTGGTTTTTCAGAAGGCAGACCTATCCCTCAGTTGAAAACTACACTTGGAACAACTTTTGATGCTGTCACCTCCGATGACGAGGAAACTAGGAAGGTGACTCCCTATGACGAGGAGGACAAGGGAAGTGAAGAGTTTGAATATCAGCAGGATGAGAAAAGTGATTATCATCTTAGGGAAACTCCATTGCTGGCTTTTTCTGAAGAACATTCTAATTTAGAACACGAAGACATTGATAAGGTTTTAGAAGAGGTTTCAGAGGAGTTTCCAGAGGATAAAGATCCAGGCCATTTTGAATCTGATCAGACAGATGAGGAAGAGAGTCCACCAGAGACAGCTGAAAAACAGGACTCCAAGGACAAGAACCTGTGGTCTTCATTAGGTGATACAGTTTTTAACATTGTCAGTGGTGGGGAAAGAACAGCTCATGTTACAGGTTCAGAGGAAGAGGACGACGACGATGACGACGAAGGTGAGATTGCACCAGAGGAGCCTCCCAAAATTGAAGAACCCAAGGAGAATATACAGCTGCTAGCCAACGACCCAAAGCAGGAgccagagggaacagaacagccaCATGAGGTCATCTTTGAGGAACCTGTAGTTTCTAATTTCCTTGAGGCGGCTGTCAAAATGCCTGATGTGGATTCCCAGACTTTGCAGTTGGAGGATGAACCTGAAGAAGGGGACATTGAACCTTCAATACCGCTTGCTGATGAGGTGATTCCTTTTGAACATACTGAGGAGGCTATAGCAGAGAATCTTACAGTAAATGAAAGCCCAGTCCCTAAACACGTCTCGCAGACAGAAATGCTCTCAGACTTTGATAGTAATACTATCGACTCAGAACAGACGCAAGCTGTTGAAGAACTCCCCATACAAAAAGAACCCAAGGAGAATATACAGCTGCTAGCCAACGACCCAAAGCAGGAGCCAGAGGTAACAGAACAGCCACACAAGGACATATTTGAGGAACCTATAGACTCTGATTTCCTTGAGGCTGTCAAAATGCCTAATGTGGATTCCCAGACTTTGCAGTTGGAGGATGAACCTGAAGAAGGGGACATTGAACCTTCAATACCGCCTGCTGATGAGGTGATTCCTTTTGAACATACTGAGGAGGCTTTAGCAGAGAATCTTACAGTAAATGAAAGCCCAGTCCCTAAACACGTCTCACAGACAGAACTGCTCTCAGACTTTGATAGTAAAACTAACGTATCAGAGCAGAAACAAGCTATTGAACTCCCTATACAAAAAGAGTCGAGAGATTTCTCACAAGTAGAGAATAAATTGAAACCGGGTGGTACAGAGCTTTTCAGACGATTTAGAGGACCTAACGTCCCAGATCCAACTAAAAACACAATGGTTAAAGAGCGGCATGAAGAACTCCCTGTAGATGAGGAGGATTTGATAGACTCAGAGAACTTGGAGATTGAAGAAGAATTGCTAGAGGATGAAAATGCAGCATTGTCTTCATCCAAAACCGAGCACACTGATAAGGACAAAGAAAGTAGATCGGAATTTGGGTCAGAGCAATCCAATAATGCTACAGAAACCGAGGTATCTAGTGATGAGTTGGATGTTGTCCAAATTGAGGAGGATATTGACATAGAAGATTCAGAAAGCGCAGGCTTGGATCAAACACATACACCTTCACTTGAAGACAAAGTTCCGGATCCCCTTTCAGGCCAAGAGCCAGAATACAGTGATAATGTGTTGAGGCTGACGCTACTGCGCTACCACTTCAAGGAACAGGATATGAAGCTCTTCCAGAAGATTCTGGGTCTTCAGAACCTCTTCAGGGTGGAGTTCTTGTTCTCTGACCTTGAGCAGGAGCTGAATGCTGCCCTGATGTCACAGACAAACACCAGTGAGGACATTGAAAAGGTGCTGGAGGCCATTTTGGAGGCCTCTGAGACCCCAATCCTGGATGAGATTGAGAGGATGCTGGATGCCCGGGAGAATGCTGACGTACAGCAGGAGACTGGTGAGCTTGATGTGGAAGCCACCATCTTGGACAACTTCCAAGAGTTGGCGTTCACCCTGCATCAGAAGTATTCAATGACCAGCGACAGTGCTCCCTTGGCAGAGGGCAGTCAACTACACCCTGACACCG ATGGGGATGTGTCTGATGCAGAGGAAGAAAAGACGTTCCTGCACTCTGTGGGGGACATAAACGAGGACAACCTCACTCTGACGGTGACAGGTGAAGAGACTAAGGCACCTGAGGAGAAGCCTGACCATGAAGGCCACAACAGACCAGATCTGGATATGGATCTTGAGGAGGATGTGGGGCATTTTAACAGAAACCAAGACAATCAACCAGAAGAAATCCAGAGGGGCCCTCAAGCTATTTTGGAAAATACCTTGGACATGGGACTTGTTGACATGGAGCACCCTTCCTCAG GCTCTTTGGAGTCGCCCCCTGTTTCTGATTTCCAGGAAGAGGAGCAGAGTAGTTCATCAATCGTATCGGTGTTAATTTTCTCTGGTAGTCTAGTCACCGTGGTTTATGAGTACCTTGGAATATATGCTGTTATG ATGGTCACCTGCCTGCCAGAGGAATGGAAGCCAGGTCCAGACTTTTATGGCGTGTCCTGGGAACCCGTGCTGGCCACTGCAGGCGCCGGGTTCATCggcttcctcttcctcttttgGAGGAGTGTTCTATCT GTCAAAAGGAAGTCCTATCTAA CTACTGAAAAAGAGATGGCAGACAGGATGAAAACATTTGAACAAGAAAAGGAGGAGATACTCCTAAAGGTTGCTGAACTGCAACAACAG GGTGAAGAACTCAAAGAAAAGAAAAAGCTGTCTGAGAAATCTGCCACCTCATCTCTAGAAAAGATCCAAGAATTAAAA AATCTTGTgcaagagatggagagacaaaaTGAGCGCCTGGACGAGGAAAAGAACTTGCTCGCCAGATCCTTTGACGAAGAGCAGACAAAGGCGGCGAAACATCAAGATATG ATGTCAGAAATGGACAAAACTATTGAGAAGTTGAAGCGGAGCAGAAAGAAGACTCAGGAGGCTCTCTCAAAG GCTACCATTCTGATGGAAGAAGCCAAGCTCCGCGAAGATGCACGGAACGTCCAGCACCAGGTTCTGGAGAAGGATATCGCCACCCTGAGAGAGGAGAACATCTCG CTGCACCACGCTGCCAATTCGTGGGAGGAGAAGCACAGGGAGTTGAGCGAGCAGATCAAAGTCTACCAGAAGTCCCAGAAAGACCTGGAGGACTCCCTTGCTCAGAAGGATCACAACGTTGAG gTTTTGTCTGACCTCCTGGGAGACCTCGAGGCCTGCGACGACCTGAAAGGAGGCGTCGTGGCTAACGGGGAAGCCGCTAACG ACAAGCAGACCGTCATCCGAAACCGCATTAAGCAAATGATGGATGTCACTCGG GTCCAGACCACTCTGTCTGTTGTGGAGGAAGAGCGCGACCGCTTCATGACCAAGCTGCTGAATGAAGAGAAAGCCAGGAAAGAGCTGGAAG AACAATACCAGAAGCTGGATCATGCCATCTTGTTGGTGAAAAGTGATAAGAACCACCTGGAGAACCAGTACAAGACCCTGCAGCAGAAGAACGAGATCATCACAGAGATGTACCAGCAGAAGGAGAACGCCTTGCAGCA GAAGCTAACCAAGGAGGAGTTTGAGCGTCGCAACAACGAGGATAGGCTGACTGAGGTGGACGGCAAGGCTCTGGAGGCTGAGGAGGAGGTCAAGGTGTGCAGGCAGCGTATCAAGGAGATCCAGGATGAGCTGAAACAGACTGAAAAGTCCTACAAAGCCCAGATCATTGAGCAGGAACAGAAATCCCATGAGAACTGG GTTATTGCACGCGCCGCAGAGCGAGCTCTGTTGGACGAGAAAAAGGAATCAACCAACCTCCGTATCAA ACTGACTGAGATGTCCAGCAAGCTGAATGAGCTCCGTAGGCCTCTATTCAAACCCACCCCTGGAATGGCTCCCATGCCTCTCCGACGAG GTGACTCGTACGGGCCCTCGCCCGTGAGCGGAGGTGCCCCGTCCCCCCCTCTCATGATGGAGGGTCCTGGGCGACCCCCCTCTGCCCCTGTGGGGAGACGGAACGAGCCCTACG GACCACGACCTCCATCTGACCCTCACGGTCGTTACCCCCCTGACCACAAACACCCAGTGGCTGCCAGACCTG ACACCATTGCACCACGGACATCCTCTCCAAGCAGTCTGGACAGCTCG AACTCAGGACCTCGGGGCCCTGGCTCCCTCCTGGCCTCTCCTATCAGCTCCCCCCCCGACTCAGGCCCCGGCCCCCTCAGACCAGTTATCAGCCATCCCTCCGGACTCTGCTACCGTCCTCCTGGCCCTGGGCCCCACCacatccctcctccctcatccttcatGCCTCCCATGTACCGACCAGCCAACGGACACCCAGGCATGATGCCTCCCGGACCCCCACCACCTAATGGACACCCACCTGGCCCCATGATGCCACCCGGACAGCGGCCTCCACCTCCTGGTGCCTACGGCCCCCCACACCACCGGGGCCCTCCTCCACCTCACTATGGACCAGTGCCTCCCCCATTCG GTGTTCGCGGCGGCCCCCCTATGGCCCGACCCATGGGACCACCACGTCCCTACATGCACTACGGACCACGTGATCACTCCATCCCACCCCAGCACCTTCCCCCAGGAGCGGCCCCATACCCTCCTCACAGTGGCCCCAGAGACTTCCCCGGGCAGCCCCCCATGCAGCAGGCCCCCCATGGGCATGACTCTTCTGTGGGTCCCCAGGGGCAAGACTACAGCTCCCAGCAGGCAGCAGCTACCCCCCAGCCCCAGGACTCAGTCAGCTCCTCCATGGGAGAGCCTTAG